In Sporosarcina sp. PTS2304, a genomic segment contains:
- a CDS encoding PaaI family thioesterase encodes MKEYVADAIQDKYPDDFSWCYGCGRLNEEGNHFRTAWEGDHTVTYTLPSEKYTAIPGFVYGGFLASFMDCHGTGSCALALHRKNGYEPEDDAVPPRFVTASLNITYSKPTPQEQVLKAVGKVTEIHPKKWKVDVEIFAGEELCATGEVIGVVMPASFTNKLDN; translated from the coding sequence ATGAAAGAATATGTAGCAGATGCGATTCAAGATAAGTACCCGGATGATTTTTCTTGGTGTTATGGCTGCGGACGTTTGAATGAAGAAGGAAATCATTTCAGAACAGCGTGGGAAGGGGATCATACAGTTACGTACACATTGCCATCTGAAAAATATACAGCTATTCCTGGCTTTGTTTACGGTGGATTTTTAGCATCTTTTATGGATTGTCACGGCACAGGGTCTTGCGCATTGGCACTTCATAGAAAGAACGGATATGAACCTGAAGATGATGCAGTTCCTCCACGCTTTGTAACGGCATCATTAAACATTACATACAGTAAACCGACCCCTCAGGAACAGGTTCTAAAGGCGGTCGGAAAAGTAACTGAGATCCATCCGAAGAAATGGAAAGTAGATGTAGAAATTTTTGCAGGTGAAGAATTATGTGCAACAGGAGAAGTGATCGGTGTGGTAATGCCTGCATCCTTCACAAATAAATTAGACAACTAG
- a CDS encoding NAD(P)/FAD-dependent oxidoreductase, giving the protein MVKEYDLVVIGTGSAGSITAMKCKEAGWSVAIIDHRPFGGTCSQRGCDPKKVLVEVAELIDWNKRMHGKGIIEDSTIDWPELMAFKSTFTETIPEDTEEKFGEAGIDMYHGAAFFQSENELKVCNDIVKGKYILIASGAEPLKMGIEGEEYLRTSDDFLDLNTLPKKIVFVGGGFISFEFAHIAARAGSEVHILHRSERALKYFDSDLVQSLIKYSRELGIHIHLETAVHKIEMCGDSYIVHGEQEDRSVNWKADIVIHGAGRSPSLDMDLEKGNVATDKQGVCVNEYMQSTSNPHVYAAGDAASTNAPPLTPIATTESHVVASNLLKGNKKTADYPVVPSIVYTVPMLASVGMSEEQAKESGKKIYVKAQDTTDWFSHKITNEGVAGFKVIIDQEERIVLGAHLLGRGADELINHFALAIRFQIPVNDLKKMPFAYPTAASDISYMV; this is encoded by the coding sequence ATGGTGAAAGAGTACGATTTGGTAGTCATCGGTACGGGGAGTGCAGGCTCCATTACAGCTATGAAATGTAAGGAGGCTGGTTGGAGTGTAGCAATTATTGATCATCGTCCATTTGGTGGCACGTGTTCGCAACGTGGTTGTGATCCGAAAAAGGTATTAGTGGAAGTAGCCGAATTAATTGACTGGAATAAGCGCATGCATGGGAAAGGTATTATTGAAGACAGTACAATTGATTGGCCGGAATTAATGGCTTTTAAAAGCACATTTACGGAAACAATTCCTGAAGATACTGAAGAGAAATTTGGGGAAGCGGGAATTGATATGTACCATGGAGCAGCTTTTTTTCAAAGTGAAAATGAATTGAAAGTTTGTAATGACATAGTAAAAGGTAAATACATTTTGATCGCATCAGGTGCGGAGCCATTAAAAATGGGAATTGAAGGCGAAGAATATTTGCGGACAAGCGATGACTTCCTAGATTTGAATACATTACCTAAAAAGATCGTTTTCGTTGGCGGCGGTTTTATCTCCTTTGAATTCGCTCATATTGCTGCACGCGCAGGTTCAGAAGTGCATATTTTACACAGAAGTGAACGTGCTCTAAAATATTTTGACTCTGATTTAGTACAATCTCTTATTAAGTATTCTAGAGAACTGGGGATTCATATCCATTTAGAAACTGCTGTTCATAAGATTGAGATGTGTGGTGATTCTTATATTGTTCATGGAGAGCAAGAAGATCGTAGTGTCAATTGGAAAGCAGATATTGTGATTCATGGAGCCGGACGTTCACCTTCACTAGACATGGATTTGGAGAAAGGAAATGTAGCGACAGACAAGCAAGGTGTATGTGTTAATGAATATATGCAAAGTACGAGTAATCCGCATGTCTATGCTGCTGGGGATGCTGCTTCTACAAACGCACCCCCGCTAACACCTATTGCAACGACTGAATCTCATGTGGTTGCGTCGAATCTATTGAAAGGAAATAAGAAAACGGCGGATTATCCAGTCGTTCCATCAATTGTTTACACGGTTCCTATGCTTGCATCAGTCGGAATGAGTGAGGAGCAGGCGAAAGAGTCCGGCAAAAAGATTTATGTAAAAGCTCAAGATACAACAGACTGGTTCAGTCATAAAATCACGAATGAAGGAGTAGCAGGCTTTAAAGTAATTATTGATCAAGAAGAGAGAATTGTACTGGGGGCTCATTTGCTGGGAAGAGGTGCTGATGAGTTAATTAATCATTTTGCGCTAGCAATCCGCTTTCAAATACCAGTAAATGATTTGAAAAAAATGCCATTTGCTTATCCCACTGCTGCTTCAGACATTTCATATATGGTATAA
- a CDS encoding DUF2339 domain-containing protein has translation MEEHKKIVQRVSDLEAEVRILKQELELLKGDKIIGQKNAERLTAKKEYSFDVDEPALLTEQKVPAIRKKKEMDFEKQLRIWLPRVFMFILLLGVLWGLKVGMEYGIITGVVRIALGYIASAGLYFLGMRYIKRKKNGFGLTLLGGCIALGILTTFAAYYLYGYFNFIIAFFVGIAYIVVGLYLSLQTKSETLTIFSAIAGFLLPFLIQGQAGTAVQFCLYLLLLFASLFYVSLRNQHKYSFYATFLLFHLSLAAYVVLGGFEVPENIIVATALIQHIVLLAIYLKGYIARQVFTETLVYTNFVFALGWIKLLEYTQEIIMFGIFATIYSTLALFAIVRKKSKVRGVLCAVAIFAISVLILAFQTDEMYVKVMLLLFNGAIGIWVGLYYKVVRPVITGGLVYVFTAYATFIAVDFTSLLTIQHIVWIVFLLTMFAIYYSFYRWRPVFVRTVIHLDQSLVVGQLVFLVYLYKVMNVFLLGLNISGQTMIHIQLAILALALGAFYTIRKWQHGRYITHATIIEFLLASFIVLGTGLGGDRLGNIFYFNLFVQIIYVLLLIYLFVSIVKDKFYLLLKVKTSALAVCMQIISFIFLNKWYFSIVWINNWSTEWILLVHTFWLFGFAFLSISLGSKMQWKAVKVLGVVLIGACIIKLFLVDLYSVSIIIRSILFIVVGVAGLLYSRTLWKE, from the coding sequence ATGGAAGAACATAAAAAAATTGTTCAACGTGTTTCTGATTTAGAAGCCGAAGTACGAATACTTAAACAGGAGCTAGAATTATTAAAAGGCGATAAGATCATTGGTCAGAAAAATGCAGAACGATTAACAGCCAAAAAGGAATACTCTTTTGACGTAGATGAACCAGCGCTATTAACAGAACAAAAAGTACCAGCAATAAGAAAGAAAAAAGAGATGGATTTTGAAAAACAACTACGTATATGGTTACCTCGCGTGTTCATGTTTATATTATTGCTAGGTGTTTTGTGGGGATTAAAAGTAGGTATGGAATACGGAATAATTACAGGAGTCGTTCGCATTGCATTAGGATATATTGCGTCAGCGGGACTATACTTTCTAGGTATGCGCTATATCAAGCGAAAGAAAAACGGTTTCGGTTTAACTTTACTGGGCGGATGCATTGCGCTCGGTATTCTTACGACTTTTGCAGCGTATTATTTATATGGCTATTTCAATTTTATTATCGCGTTTTTCGTAGGAATTGCCTATATCGTTGTGGGTCTCTATTTGTCTCTTCAAACAAAATCTGAAACATTAACAATTTTCTCAGCAATTGCAGGATTTTTACTGCCGTTCTTAATACAGGGTCAAGCGGGTACGGCCGTGCAATTTTGTTTATATTTATTGTTATTATTTGCATCTCTGTTTTACGTTTCATTGCGTAATCAACATAAATATTCGTTTTATGCGACGTTTCTATTGTTTCACCTATCCTTAGCAGCTTACGTTGTTTTAGGTGGGTTTGAGGTGCCAGAAAATATAATAGTGGCAACTGCTCTAATACAACATATAGTACTTCTTGCAATCTATTTAAAAGGATATATTGCAAGACAAGTATTTACGGAGACTTTGGTGTATACGAACTTTGTATTCGCTTTAGGATGGATCAAACTTTTAGAGTACACGCAAGAAATCATTATGTTCGGTATATTCGCAACAATTTACAGTACACTTGCGCTTTTTGCAATTGTCAGAAAAAAATCAAAAGTACGTGGTGTGCTCTGTGCAGTAGCTATCTTTGCCATCAGTGTGTTAATTTTGGCTTTCCAAACAGATGAAATGTACGTGAAAGTCATGTTATTATTGTTTAATGGGGCAATTGGAATATGGGTTGGTTTATATTATAAAGTAGTTCGCCCTGTAATTACCGGCGGATTAGTTTATGTATTTACTGCTTATGCGACATTTATTGCAGTAGATTTCACCAGTCTTTTAACAATCCAACATATAGTATGGATAGTATTCCTTTTAACAATGTTTGCAATCTATTATTCATTTTATAGATGGCGTCCTGTCTTTGTCCGTACTGTAATTCACTTAGATCAATCATTAGTTGTAGGTCAACTTGTGTTTCTTGTCTATCTTTATAAAGTAATGAATGTATTTTTACTGGGACTAAATATTTCAGGACAAACAATGATCCATATTCAGCTTGCAATACTTGCGCTCGCATTGGGTGCATTCTACACAATTCGAAAGTGGCAGCATGGACGATATATTACACATGCAACGATTATAGAATTTTTACTGGCTAGTTTTATTGTTCTTGGCACGGGGCTAGGCGGAGATAGGTTAGGAAACATATTTTATTTTAATTTGTTTGTGCAAATCATTTATGTGTTACTTCTGATCTACCTATTTGTATCAATAGTGAAGGATAAATTTTATTTGTTATTGAAAGTAAAAACGAGTGCATTGGCTGTATGCATGCAAATTATTTCATTCATATTCTTGAATAAATGGTACTTTTCTATCGTCTGGATAAATAATTGGTCAACAGAGTGGATTTTACTCGTTCATACGTTTTGGCTATTCGGTTTTGCGTTCTTGTCTATAAGCTTAGGCAGTAAAATGCAATGGAAAGCAGTGAAAGTTCTTGGGGTTGTACTAATAGGCGCATGTATTATTAAATTATTCCTTGTAGATCTTTATAGCGTTTCTATTATAATTCGTTCTATCTTGTTTATTGTAGTAGGTGTAGCAGGTCTATTATATTCACGAACGTTATGGAAAGAATGA
- a CDS encoding MFS transporter, translated as MNKSLHANNPVYPIMIAIAVCHLFNDTLQSVIPAMLPILKEEYQFSYTQLGFIAFSLNIVASLLQPIVGYFSDRKPKPFALPIGMTFSLVGMAGLALAPNYSLIIISVLFLGLGSAIFHPEGSRVAFLSAGNKRGLSQSIYQVGGNSGQALAPLISAFVLVPLGQIGAAIFVLVAAAGIALLSRISFWYKKQLEEERLGKRKKVLLTTMESLTKNQVVIALILLMVIIFARSFYVTNITSFYVFHLIENYGLTIAKGQLYIFLFLAVGAVGTFFGGPMADRIGRKNVILLSLIVPLPLCLLLPYAPLWGVAILLLVIGFFLMLSFSVTVIYAQELVPSKIGTMAGLTVGLAFGMGAIGAVLIGQLIDYAGIYQTMIITSFLPFIGLVGLGLPRDQKIKAT; from the coding sequence ATGAACAAATCTTTACATGCGAATAACCCTGTATATCCGATTATGATCGCGATCGCAGTGTGCCATTTATTTAATGATACACTGCAATCTGTCATTCCTGCGATGTTGCCGATTCTTAAAGAAGAGTATCAATTTAGCTATACTCAATTAGGTTTTATTGCGTTTTCATTGAACATCGTTGCCTCTTTACTGCAACCGATCGTTGGATATTTCAGTGACAGAAAACCTAAGCCTTTTGCATTACCGATTGGAATGACATTTTCCCTTGTCGGAATGGCAGGTTTGGCACTCGCTCCAAATTATTCTTTAATTATTATTTCTGTTTTATTCCTAGGTTTGGGTTCTGCCATATTCCATCCGGAAGGGTCGAGAGTAGCCTTTTTATCGGCTGGGAATAAAAGAGGATTGTCACAGTCGATTTATCAAGTAGGGGGGAATTCAGGACAAGCGCTAGCTCCTTTGATCAGTGCATTTGTTCTTGTACCACTTGGGCAAATAGGTGCAGCCATATTCGTTTTAGTGGCAGCGGCGGGTATTGCATTGTTATCTAGAATTTCTTTTTGGTATAAAAAACAATTGGAAGAGGAGCGTTTAGGAAAGCGTAAGAAAGTATTATTGACGACAATGGAAAGTTTAACTAAAAACCAAGTAGTTATTGCTCTCATTCTGCTGATGGTTATTATTTTTGCCCGTTCGTTTTATGTTACGAACATTACAAGCTTTTACGTCTTTCATTTGATAGAAAATTATGGTCTTACGATTGCCAAAGGTCAATTGTATATTTTCTTATTCTTGGCAGTAGGGGCAGTGGGCACATTTTTTGGTGGTCCCATGGCTGATCGAATTGGACGCAAAAATGTAATTTTACTGTCATTAATTGTACCGCTTCCACTTTGTTTACTCCTTCCGTACGCGCCCTTATGGGGTGTGGCCATTTTACTGCTTGTTATAGGATTTTTCTTGATGCTTAGTTTTTCGGTCACTGTCATATATGCGCAAGAACTAGTTCCTTCTAAAATTGGAACGATGGCGGGCTTAACGGTAGGGCTTGCATTTGGTATGGGTGCGATCGGTGCAGTGTTGATCGGACAATTAATTGACTACGCGGGAATATATCAAACGATGATAATTACATCATTCTTACCATTTATAGGGTTGGTGGGGCTAGGTTTACCGCGTGATCAAAAAATAAAAGCGACGTAA
- a CDS encoding DUF3887 domain-containing protein — protein MKKIVLFAVVSAFLLSACGSNKIDDTTAKLYSDKAERIVSLLHEENFDEMRTMFDEAMKEAMPVEQLQVIADIVKESGEFVRFENSSSSLREGYYIINLVTAYSKYRRVYTLTFDDQQRMAAFHVK, from the coding sequence TTGAAAAAGATCGTTTTATTTGCGGTTGTGTCTGCATTCCTACTATCAGCTTGCGGCAGTAATAAAATTGATGATACTACTGCGAAGCTATACAGTGATAAAGCTGAACGAATTGTTTCATTATTACATGAAGAAAATTTTGATGAAATGCGTACGATGTTTGATGAGGCGATGAAAGAAGCAATGCCGGTTGAGCAGTTACAAGTGATTGCGGATATCGTAAAAGAATCAGGTGAATTTGTAAGATTCGAAAATTCATCCAGTAGTTTACGTGAGGGTTACTATATAATCAATCTCGTCACTGCATATAGTAAGTATCGGCGTGTGTATACACTAACATTCGACGATCAGCAACGTATGGCCGCATTCCATGTGAAGTGA
- a CDS encoding diguanylate cyclase — translation MIQSILSNLAVILLSHLAVTTLIGYRERFSKLMLQISIVLLMSITIISMFYLPIFLGEYRFDLRLIPLTVLAIFSSWRITLSTLFLACLWRFFMGGDGAIPGIVFGMVLPTVFALIYAKFIGRKGRFWDRFIIVSICWALSDIPLMFILNDGFEILLDIGLWRYSSFIIATLIYYTVIQIENNRIEMKAQLQFLATHDQLTGLLNRQECIRLAEVKIKANDECKQHYIAMFDIDNFKKLNDQYGHVAGDEALIQISRIFASFKTDQLIIARYGGEEFMIHLCTKDHAEAIALIEKIQERIRLTNFNITATQSIPVTVSIGLAHWIENTPLQNAIEEADHKLYLAKELGKDQLVV, via the coding sequence GTGATTCAATCTATTTTATCTAATTTGGCAGTTATCTTACTAAGTCACTTAGCAGTTACCACACTAATAGGGTATAGAGAAAGATTTTCAAAGCTAATGTTGCAAATAAGTATTGTGCTGTTAATGTCAATTACTATTATTTCCATGTTTTATCTTCCTATCTTCTTAGGAGAGTATAGATTTGATTTACGTTTAATCCCTTTAACTGTTTTAGCTATTTTTAGCAGTTGGCGAATTACCCTTTCTACACTATTCCTAGCATGCCTATGGCGTTTTTTTATGGGAGGGGATGGAGCGATTCCCGGTATAGTGTTTGGAATGGTTCTCCCCACTGTTTTTGCGTTAATTTATGCTAAATTTATTGGAAGAAAAGGACGTTTTTGGGATCGCTTTATCATCGTATCGATCTGTTGGGCACTTTCAGATATTCCTCTCATGTTTATTTTGAATGACGGTTTTGAAATCCTATTGGACATCGGGCTGTGGCGGTATAGTTCATTTATTATAGCCACACTGATCTATTATACAGTCATTCAAATTGAGAATAATAGAATCGAAATGAAAGCCCAGCTACAGTTTCTTGCCACTCATGATCAGCTGACTGGTTTGTTAAACAGACAGGAATGTATACGTCTTGCGGAAGTAAAAATAAAAGCGAATGATGAGTGTAAACAGCATTATATCGCCATGTTCGATATCGACAATTTTAAAAAGCTCAATGATCAGTATGGACATGTCGCGGGAGATGAAGCTTTAATACAAATATCTCGTATTTTTGCATCATTCAAAACTGACCAATTGATCATAGCGCGTTATGGCGGGGAAGAGTTCATGATACATTTATGTACAAAAGATCACGCAGAAGCTATCGCCTTAATAGAAAAAATTCAAGAACGAATTCGCTTAACAAATTTTAATATCACAGCAACCCAATCTATTCCGGTCACTGTATCGATAGGATTAGCTCATTGGATAGAAAATACACCGCTTCAAAACGCGATTGAAGAAGCAGATCACAAATTATATCTTGCTAAAGAATTAGGGAAAGATCAATTAGTCGTATAA
- the pepF gene encoding oligoendopeptidase F has protein sequence MVKSLPKRAQVNEKETWNLQNLFADEEAYNKAIQAVQDEAASLETTYKGTITDAASAISALDVYRKLQENIIPIASYAELAVSVDLTNDEAQMRESRFSSLAAKINSQTAFVMSELSELSEEILQQASELSEEYSVLLKKIIRLKPHQLHPEVEKSLAALSSTFQAPYSLYNTTKLADIAFPNFTVDGKSYPLSYVSFEGAWESEPDTAKRRAAFQTFSNKLKEYQHTTAKTYDMHVQTEKTLADLRGYDSVLDYLLMEQDAERTMYDRQIDVIMEDLAPHMRRYAKLLQKIYKLDEMTFADLKVPVDPLFEPSITIEESKKYMDDALGIMGEDYLDMVNRAYSERWIDFAQNEGKSTGAFCASPYGSGSFILISWTGSMEDVFVLAHELGHAGHFYHANHAQNIFNSESSLYFIEAPSTMNEMLMANHLLKSSDDPKFKRWVLSSIVSRTYYHNFVTHLLEAAFQRTVYEHVDAGGNVNATLLNDMKRKVLEQFWGDSITLNGGAELTWMRQPHYYMGLYPYTYSAGLTISTEVAKRILNEGKPAVEEWLQVLRAGGSKTPKELAKMAGIDITTEKPLRDTIAYIGSLIDQIEQLTAEIESQ, from the coding sequence GTGGTGAAAAGTTTACCGAAACGCGCGCAAGTGAATGAAAAAGAAACGTGGAATCTGCAAAATTTATTTGCAGATGAAGAAGCTTATAATAAAGCAATTCAAGCAGTCCAAGATGAAGCTGCCTCGCTTGAAACAACATATAAAGGAACGATTACAGATGCGGCTTCTGCAATTAGTGCACTAGATGTCTATCGGAAATTACAAGAAAATATTATTCCAATAGCAAGTTATGCAGAATTGGCTGTGAGCGTGGATTTAACAAATGATGAAGCGCAAATGAGAGAAAGTCGTTTCAGTTCACTCGCTGCAAAAATCAATAGTCAGACCGCATTCGTAATGAGCGAGCTATCTGAGCTTTCCGAAGAGATTTTACAACAAGCTAGCGAATTATCTGAAGAGTATTCAGTATTGCTAAAAAAAATAATTCGCCTGAAACCCCATCAACTGCATCCCGAAGTGGAGAAGTCACTCGCTGCACTATCTTCTACTTTCCAAGCACCTTACTCACTGTACAATACGACAAAGCTTGCAGACATTGCATTTCCCAATTTCACAGTAGATGGGAAAAGTTACCCATTAAGTTATGTATCTTTTGAAGGCGCGTGGGAGTCAGAACCCGATACCGCAAAAAGACGAGCAGCGTTCCAAACATTTTCAAACAAATTAAAAGAGTATCAGCATACAACAGCAAAGACATATGATATGCATGTACAGACAGAGAAAACGCTAGCTGATCTCCGCGGCTATGATTCCGTTCTCGATTATTTATTGATGGAACAAGATGCTGAAAGAACTATGTATGACCGGCAGATCGATGTTATAATGGAAGATTTAGCTCCACACATGCGTAGATATGCAAAACTATTACAAAAAATTTATAAATTAGATGAAATGACATTTGCCGATCTAAAAGTTCCAGTTGATCCATTATTCGAACCATCCATTACTATTGAAGAATCTAAAAAATATATGGATGATGCACTTGGTATTATGGGAGAAGACTATTTGGATATGGTGAATCGTGCATACTCAGAGCGCTGGATTGATTTTGCACAAAATGAAGGAAAATCAACGGGTGCTTTCTGTGCCAGTCCATATGGCAGTGGTTCTTTTATTTTGATTTCTTGGACGGGTAGCATGGAAGATGTCTTTGTTTTGGCACATGAACTAGGGCACGCGGGACATTTCTATCATGCCAATCATGCACAAAATATATTTAATTCAGAGTCGTCGCTATACTTTATTGAAGCCCCTTCTACGATGAATGAAATGTTGATGGCTAATCATTTATTGAAAAGCTCAGATGATCCTAAATTTAAACGGTGGGTACTTTCATCCATTGTTTCACGCACGTACTACCACAACTTCGTCACCCATTTGTTAGAAGCGGCATTCCAGCGTACTGTCTATGAACATGTAGACGCAGGTGGCAATGTGAATGCGACACTATTAAACGATATGAAACGTAAGGTACTCGAACAATTCTGGGGTGACTCTATTACACTTAATGGAGGTGCGGAGTTAACATGGATGCGACAACCGCATTATTATATGGGGTTGTATCCATATACGTATAGTGCAGGTTTAACGATCTCAACAGAAGTAGCTAAACGAATACTAAATGAAGGCAAGCCAGCAGTTGAAGAGTGGTTGCAAGTTCTCCGTGCTGGAGGTTCTAAAACACCTAAAGAACTGGCAAAAATGGCTGGCATCGATATTACAACAGAAAAGCCATTACGTGATACGATTGCGTATATAGGATCATTAATTGATCAAATCGAGCAATTAACAGCAGAAATTGAATCTCAGTAA
- a CDS encoding LLM class flavin-dependent oxidoreductase gives MIREQAKTYKGIPLSILDLAMINEGSHAGQSFENSVSLAQHAEDWGFNRYWLAEHHNMPGVASSATSVIIGHVAGKTNSIRVGSGGIMLPNHAPLVIAEQFGTLDAMYPGRIDLGLGRAPGSDQATAYALRRTLHSGGEDFPQQLEELRMYFTGNPTDRVRAFPGAGQQLPIWLLGSSGFSAQLAAQLGLPFSFASHFAPAYMMQALQLYHQNFRPSKDLKQPHAMMGINLIAADTDEEAQYLATSMQQQFLNIRQGKMTQFKPPIEDIDAVWSPFEQQAVAQQSEAPSVIIGGPDTIQRKLAHFIEVTKANELIISSGIFNHEARLRSYEIVSELME, from the coding sequence TTGATAAGAGAACAAGCGAAAACATATAAGGGAATTCCTTTGTCCATATTAGATTTGGCTATGATTAATGAAGGTAGTCATGCAGGGCAATCATTTGAGAACAGTGTAAGTCTAGCGCAACATGCAGAGGACTGGGGATTTAATCGCTACTGGCTTGCAGAACATCATAATATGCCGGGTGTCGCAAGTTCAGCGACATCTGTCATCATTGGACATGTGGCGGGCAAGACAAACAGTATACGTGTAGGTTCGGGAGGGATTATGTTACCTAACCATGCACCACTCGTCATCGCAGAGCAGTTCGGTACATTAGACGCGATGTATCCAGGACGCATCGATCTAGGTTTAGGCCGTGCTCCGGGAAGTGATCAAGCGACTGCCTATGCATTACGAAGAACATTGCATAGTGGAGGAGAAGATTTCCCACAGCAACTGGAAGAGCTACGTATGTATTTCACAGGAAATCCTACCGACCGCGTCCGTGCATTTCCAGGGGCTGGGCAACAACTGCCGATCTGGTTATTAGGTTCCAGTGGGTTTAGTGCACAATTGGCTGCGCAGCTCGGTTTACCATTTTCATTCGCCAGCCATTTTGCACCTGCCTACATGATGCAAGCTTTGCAACTGTATCATCAAAACTTCCGTCCTTCAAAAGATCTGAAACAGCCGCATGCGATGATGGGGATCAACTTAATAGCAGCCGATACCGATGAAGAAGCCCAGTATTTAGCTACATCTATGCAGCAACAGTTCTTAAATATCCGCCAAGGTAAAATGACACAATTTAAGCCACCGATTGAAGATATTGATGCTGTGTGGTCGCCATTTGAACAGCAGGCAGTTGCTCAGCAAAGTGAAGCACCATCTGTAATTATTGGAGGTCCAGATACGATTCAACGAAAATTAGCACACTTTATCGAGGTGACAAAAGCAAATGAGCTAATTATTAGTTCGGGTATATTTAACCATGAAGCTCGTTTACGTTCATACGAAATAGTGAGTGAATTAATGGAGTAA
- the thiD gene encoding bifunctional hydroxymethylpyrimidine kinase/phosphomethylpyrimidine kinase, with the protein MTIQRALTIAGSAARGGAGIQADLKTFQEFDVFGTTAVTAIVARNPRTGQGIFPQSWDAIEAQLVTIEKDIGVDALKTGMLFTKEIIENVAYWIKQTAIQNIVVDPVMIGKMGSALVKEDAMESMKNQLIPLATLITPNMPEASYLLGGTELNTVEDLKEAARHLMKLGSQYVLVKGGRLTGPAIDVLCDGQQFYLLEAPRIDTIHTNGAGCSYSAAITAGLAKGQNVPEAVMEAKKFITAGIRYSLTFKAGVGPTYHAAYGKYDETDCKVTIEQM; encoded by the coding sequence ATGACTATACAACGCGCTTTGACAATCGCCGGTTCTGCAGCACGTGGCGGAGCAGGTATTCAGGCTGATTTAAAAACATTCCAAGAGTTTGATGTGTTCGGTACAACAGCAGTCACTGCTATAGTAGCGAGAAATCCGAGGACAGGTCAAGGAATATTTCCTCAATCTTGGGATGCGATTGAAGCCCAATTAGTGACGATTGAAAAAGATATTGGAGTCGATGCATTAAAAACAGGTATGCTATTTACAAAGGAGATAATTGAAAATGTTGCCTATTGGATTAAGCAAACTGCAATTCAAAATATTGTCGTAGATCCAGTAATGATAGGTAAAATGGGATCTGCGTTAGTAAAAGAAGATGCGATGGAATCTATGAAGAATCAACTAATACCTTTAGCGACACTCATTACACCTAATATGCCTGAAGCATCTTATTTATTAGGTGGAACAGAATTAAATACAGTGGAAGATTTAAAGGAAGCCGCTCGTCATTTAATGAAATTAGGATCTCAATATGTACTAGTTAAAGGCGGTCGCTTAACAGGTCCTGCAATAGACGTCTTGTGTGATGGACAGCAATTTTATTTGTTGGAAGCTCCCAGAATTGATACCATTCATACAAATGGTGCGGGTTGTAGTTACTCCGCTGCTATTACGGCGGGTCTAGCAAAAGGTCAAAATGTACCAGAAGCTGTCATGGAAGCGAAGAAATTCATTACAGCAGGGATTCGCTATTCCTTAACATTTAAAGCGGGTGTCGGTCCTACTTATCATGCAGCTTATGGAAAGTATGATGAGACGGATTGTAAAGTAACGATCGAACAAATGTAG
- a CDS encoding molybdopterin-binding protein — protein MQLSARNQLKGTVTEIKPGPISTEVTIDVGGTEIVSSITSGSAEALHLKVGDSAVAIIKASAVMVGKE, from the coding sequence ATGCAACTATCTGCACGCAATCAACTGAAAGGGACTGTAACAGAAATCAAGCCGGGACCCATTTCAACAGAGGTCACAATTGATGTCGGAGGAACGGAAATCGTTTCTAGCATTACTTCCGGTTCTGCAGAAGCTTTACATTTGAAAGTTGGCGATTCAGCAGTAGCAATTATTAAAGCAAGCGCTGTAATGGTCGGTAAAGAGTAA